A single window of Pseudarthrobacter psychrotolerans DNA harbors:
- a CDS encoding Hpt domain-containing protein: MMPGNYEKGPVLVNPAVLERLREELDDDYTIWPVFVRNFISLLPTRLEKLRLTLTTGDLRGTLDAARSIRISGQMLGAERLADLALNLERSLREDPAQADPARILPQLATHFLNPMRACALQTEFRLHQHLQHGRDAQLGISGKRIEGGA, encoded by the coding sequence ATGATGCCGGGGAATTACGAAAAAGGACCGGTCCTGGTGAATCCGGCCGTCCTGGAGAGGCTCCGGGAGGAACTGGACGACGATTACACGATCTGGCCTGTGTTCGTTCGGAACTTCATTTCCCTTCTACCCACGAGGCTGGAAAAGCTGCGCCTCACACTGACCACTGGAGACTTGCGGGGTACCCTTGACGCGGCTCGGAGCATTAGGATCTCCGGCCAAATGCTCGGTGCCGAACGCCTGGCAGACCTTGCGCTCAACCTGGAGCGAAGCCTTCGCGAAGACCCGGCACAGGCGGACCCTGCCCGCATCCTCCCCCAATTGGCAACGCACTTCCTCAATCCGATGCGTGCCTGTGCCCTGCAAACCGAATTCCGACTGCACCAGCACCTCCAACACGGCCGCGATGCCCAATTAGGGATCAGCGGGAAGCGGATTGAAGGGGGCGCTTAG
- a CDS encoding glycosyl hydrolase has product MPSKQPFAVWGVLALTLSLVSCAPVADPKDPASPSVCALPEHTGIVPDQGALFGVNLDWGHEQLSDYAQRLGHSPAVAVSFTDFPFTETGRANLDGAAGQVREQGGILLLTLEVLAGPASATQSAADDLAVTLHGINSSGVPVIVRFAHEMNGTWYPWGQQPAAYIAAFRRVADAIHRTAPASATMWAPNYGGGYPFRGGPYEAAPGSEDRKLLDTNADGVLDGNDDPYAPYYPGDDAVDWVGISLYHWGNTYPWGANVIPESGKFEQQLTGIYNGAGGNDLAVPDFYAVYGEEHGKPVAIPETAALFNPSLPSNEELAIKQAWWGQVFSPDLHARFPKLKMVNWFEWNKQENEVGSRVDWTATGTPAIRTAFTNALPDWLVFGQKPNCKTG; this is encoded by the coding sequence ATGCCTTCGAAACAGCCCTTTGCCGTGTGGGGGGTGCTTGCCCTGACCCTGAGTCTGGTTTCGTGCGCCCCCGTGGCAGACCCCAAAGATCCTGCCTCCCCTTCGGTGTGTGCCCTCCCGGAGCACACCGGGATCGTCCCGGACCAGGGCGCTCTCTTCGGGGTAAATCTGGACTGGGGCCACGAGCAGTTGAGCGATTACGCGCAACGCCTGGGGCACAGCCCTGCCGTCGCGGTTTCCTTCACGGACTTCCCCTTCACGGAAACGGGCCGGGCGAACCTTGACGGCGCCGCCGGCCAGGTCCGGGAACAGGGAGGCATACTGCTGCTCACCCTGGAGGTTCTGGCCGGCCCGGCGTCGGCAACCCAAAGCGCGGCCGATGACCTGGCCGTGACGCTGCACGGAATAAACAGCTCAGGCGTCCCGGTGATCGTCAGGTTCGCCCACGAAATGAACGGCACCTGGTACCCGTGGGGGCAACAGCCCGCGGCTTACATCGCCGCGTTCCGCCGGGTCGCGGACGCGATACACCGGACCGCGCCGGCCAGCGCCACCATGTGGGCGCCCAACTATGGCGGCGGATATCCCTTCCGTGGGGGCCCGTATGAAGCTGCACCCGGCAGCGAGGACCGGAAACTGCTGGACACGAACGCCGACGGAGTCCTGGACGGCAACGACGACCCGTACGCGCCCTACTATCCCGGCGACGACGCCGTTGACTGGGTGGGTATCTCCCTGTATCACTGGGGAAACACCTATCCGTGGGGTGCGAACGTCATTCCCGAATCCGGCAAGTTCGAACAGCAGCTCACCGGCATTTACAACGGGGCCGGAGGAAATGATCTGGCCGTTCCGGACTTTTACGCCGTCTACGGAGAAGAACATGGCAAACCGGTGGCGATCCCCGAAACCGCTGCCCTGTTCAACCCTTCGCTCCCCTCGAACGAGGAACTTGCCATCAAGCAGGCCTGGTGGGGGCAGGTCTTCAGCCCCGACCTGCACGCACGCTTTCCGAAACTGAAGATGGTCAACTGGTTTGAGTGGAACAAACAGGAAAACGAGGTCGGATCACGCGTTGACTGGACGGCAACCGGGACTCCCGCCATCCGGACAGCCTTCACCAACGCACTTCCCGACTGGCTGGTCTTCGGCCAGAAGCCCAATTGCAAGACGGGCTAA
- a CDS encoding transposase, protein MSSRPTYSDEFKADAVNLVVSSGRSPASVAPELGISVTALKRWVQLHREGEAGAGGKPDDPVDPAKYKALEARLREVERENDFLKKVSAFFAKEQR, encoded by the coding sequence ATGTCTTCCCGTCCCACCTATTCCGATGAGTTCAAGGCCGATGCAGTGAATCTGGTCGTTTCCTCCGGCCGTTCACCCGCCTCGGTTGCCCCCGAGCTGGGGATCTCCGTGACCGCGCTGAAGCGGTGGGTGCAGCTGCACCGGGAAGGAGAAGCCGGGGCCGGCGGCAAGCCTGATGATCCGGTGGATCCCGCGAAATACAAGGCGTTGGAGGCCCGGCTGCGGGAAGTCGAAAGGGAAAATGATTTCCTGAAAAAAGTTTCGGCGTTCTTCGCCAAAGAACAACGGTAG